One region of Triticum aestivum cultivar Chinese Spring chromosome 6B, IWGSC CS RefSeq v2.1, whole genome shotgun sequence genomic DNA includes:
- the LOC123134351 gene encoding RING-H2 finger protein ATL79-like, translating to MARRANHTASPPMNATAATMVISSPPLPHATGDAWGPYSSSRAFFSNVATILIILACVSLLAFSLHAAARFLLRRLARRRAARARAQAQGQPQPPKPPSDAAAAEFSVEAGPGAGVQLAGGWGDAECAICLSELADGERVRVLPACGHGFHGACVDGWLAARASCPTCRAPSRLSRAGEP from the coding sequence ATGGCACGCCGGGCCAACCACACCGCCTCGCCCCCCATGAACGCCACGGCGGCGACCATGGTCATCTCATCTCCGCCCCTGCCCCACGCCACCGGCGACGCCTGGGGCCCCTACTCCAGCTCCCGGGCATTCTTCTCCAACGTGGCCACCATCCTCATCATCCTCGCCTGCGTCTCCCTCCTCGCTTTCTccctccacgccgccgcccgcttcctcctccgccgcctcgcccgccgccgcgccgctcgtGCGCGGGCGCAGGCGCAGGGGCAGCCACAGCCGCCGAAGCCTCCGTCCGACGCCGCGGCCGCCGAATTCTCTGTGGAGGCCGGCCCAGGGGCGGGCGTTCAGTTGGCCGGCGGATGGGGCGACGCGGAATGCGCCATCTGCCTGTCGGAGCTGGCGGACGGCGAGCGCGTCCGCGTGCTCCCGGCGTGCGGCCACGGCTTCCACGGGGCCTGCGTGGACGGGTGGCTCGCGGCGCGCGCGTCCTGCCCCACCTGCCGCGCGCCGTCCCGGCTGTCGCGGGCCGGAGAGCCCTAG